One window of the uncultured Methanobrevibacter sp. genome contains the following:
- a CDS encoding phage holin family protein has product MRDIDELKKTPGLSLKRYLILFIANLIGLYLINFGLDFKLTNLNNVIIFIFFISIINAILWPLLTKLLMPFFVWTFGIAALALNGGLIAFFGPYFGLHIEGIWIILTPLIISLISIILSTIFAIKDDEYYQSVLREAQRKRKGDIKDYPGLIIVEIDGLAYDVLCEAIKKGYMPTVKSMLDNKTHTLKKWETDLSSQTGASQAGILHGNNEDITAFRWVEKENDNQIMQCSGVTKVKILEERISDGNGLLVENGASRSNLFSGDTDNVIFTFSKITDMKKLYNNAWYSIFSNPNNFARIVVLLIEDMIHEIYSQLKHKILNIRPRISRGIAYIPTRAGTNVFMREINTETLIGDMMIGDIDVAYSTYLGYDEIAHHSGVRDEDAWFALKGMDKQIKRLFNGNKYSPREYQFVIQSDHGQTNGATFKQRYGQSFEDFIKSLIPQDINMYAEMSSNEDHFAEVYIPFSDKIKYFKNKRKAYKEQKLLESEIVVLASGNLAMIYLTQWGHRLTYEEINEKFPDMINKIIDNEYIGFVLVRSSQKGDMAIGKNGTYYLDTDEIEGENPLKGFGNNIVQHLKRNSSFKYTPDILVNSFYDAENDEVCAFEELVGSHGGVGGSQSEPFILYPSEWNLPDEEIVGAENIYRILKTNLGNIKKSGETDK; this is encoded by the coding sequence ATGAGAGATATTGACGAGCTTAAAAAAACACCAGGACTATCGCTTAAAAGGTATTTGATACTATTCATTGCAAATTTAATAGGATTGTATTTGATTAACTTTGGATTGGATTTTAAATTAACCAACTTGAATAATGTTATCATATTCATATTCTTCATTTCTATTATTAATGCGATATTATGGCCACTTCTAACAAAGTTATTAATGCCCTTTTTTGTTTGGACTTTCGGAATAGCAGCTCTCGCTTTAAATGGAGGGCTAATTGCATTTTTCGGACCATATTTCGGTTTACACATAGAGGGAATATGGATAATTTTAACACCATTAATAATATCATTAATTTCCATTATTCTATCAACCATATTTGCAATTAAGGATGATGAATATTATCAATCTGTTTTAAGGGAAGCACAAAGGAAAAGAAAAGGAGATATTAAAGATTATCCCGGACTTATAATCGTGGAAATCGACGGGCTTGCATATGACGTTTTATGTGAAGCTATCAAAAAGGGTTATATGCCAACCGTCAAGTCAATGCTGGATAATAAAACCCATACCCTTAAAAAATGGGAAACAGATTTGTCTTCACAGACAGGAGCCAGTCAGGCAGGAATCCTGCATGGAAATAATGAAGATATCACAGCTTTTAGATGGGTTGAAAAAGAAAATGACAATCAAATAATGCAATGTTCAGGAGTTACAAAAGTCAAAATACTTGAAGAAAGAATATCTGATGGAAATGGATTGCTTGTTGAAAATGGAGCGAGCAGATCCAATCTATTTTCAGGGGATACAGACAATGTAATCTTCACTTTCAGTAAAATAACAGATATGAAAAAACTATATAACAACGCATGGTATTCCATTTTTTCAAATCCCAACAATTTCGCACGTATAGTCGTGTTGCTCATTGAAGATATGATTCATGAAATATATTCCCAATTGAAACACAAAATATTAAACATCAGACCAAGAATTTCACGAGGAATCGCATATATTCCAACAAGAGCCGGAACAAATGTATTCATGAGAGAAATCAACACCGAAACATTAATTGGGGACATGATGATTGGAGATATAGATGTTGCATATTCCACATATCTGGGTTATGATGAAATTGCACACCATTCCGGAGTTAGAGATGAAGATGCATGGTTTGCCCTTAAAGGAATGGATAAACAGATAAAACGTTTGTTTAATGGAAACAAATATTCTCCAAGAGAATATCAATTCGTAATTCAATCAGATCATGGTCAGACTAATGGTGCAACATTCAAACAGAGATACGGACAATCATTTGAAGACTTTATCAAATCGCTGATTCCTCAAGACATTAACATGTATGCGGAAATGTCTTCAAACGAAGACCATTTTGCGGAGGTATACATTCCATTTTCAGATAAAATCAAATACTTTAAAAACAAAAGAAAAGCGTATAAAGAACAAAAGTTATTAGAATCTGAAATCGTTGTTCTTGCCTCTGGAAATCTGGCTATGATTTATCTAACCCAATGGGGCCACAGACTAACATATGAAGAAATCAACGAAAAGTTTCCAGATATGATTAATAAAATCATAGATAATGAATACATAGGATTTGTTTTAGTCCGTTCATCACAAAAAGGAGACATGGCAATAGGTAAAAACGGAACATACTACCTGGATACTGATGAAATTGAAGGAGAAAATCCACTCAAAGGATTTGGAAACAATATTGTTCAACATTTAAAAAGAAACAGTTCATTTAAATACACACCTGACATTTTGGTCAACAGCTTTTATGATGCTGAAAATGATGAGGTTTGTGCCTTTGAAGAGCTGGTTGGAAGCCATGGAGGAGTTGGAGGAAGCCAATCCGAACCATTTATTTTATATCCTTCAGAATGGAATCTTCCCGATGAAGAAATTGTAGGTGCTGAAAACATCTACAGAATACTGAAAACAAATTTAGGCAATATTAAAAAAAGTGGTGAAACTGATAAGTGA
- a CDS encoding DUF2142 domain-containing protein: MEITLESISQIFIKSKRYWLIYLIFIAITCLSTLSAKNFVKPEFVITTFLIVAVLGIICIVYYFMHDSENELYKVAFVIILCFGMMSSLIVPIVDVSDELEHLTRAEITSQGVIFPHWESGPNNLNRLYNHTSEGKYSTALNKDVGFRTSESHMFFLNNRENTVFDTPGDTDKISNSTILDGSAFEQNPFYGYLPQAIGVFLAKLFDMNVIWMLWLGRIFNLISYAFLISLAIKKAPVLKIPLLAVACIPLSIYQAASVSIDSMVIGLGILTIAYFLYLYKASPQSLDTKHVALFCGLSLLLGLCKLPYLAFVFLILLVPKENFKDKNILRYMLLGILIVAFAGVLWSTYSEPALMHSWRSKLNYMNPALQAEYLINNPLAILNFLRLIFTQTLGITVNGLFNFFAAGSAYHYSDHYTLITVFLWIFLAFTLLFYPNKSKFNSKARLGSLLILLMVYVGTCFIQLLTWADVGNTNIGVSTRYFLPLFALLPIIVPFSIRKLDEFKESYDKYAMIFIIGFMATLILAFATKYYLI; encoded by the coding sequence ATGGAAATAACTTTGGAGAGTATTAGTCAGATTTTTATAAAATCCAAAAGGTATTGGTTAATCTATTTAATATTCATTGCTATTACCTGCTTGTCTACACTTTCAGCAAAGAACTTCGTGAAGCCAGAGTTTGTTATAACCACATTTTTAATCGTTGCAGTATTGGGTATAATCTGCATTGTTTATTATTTCATGCATGACTCTGAAAATGAACTGTATAAGGTTGCATTTGTAATCATACTTTGTTTTGGAATGATGTCTTCATTAATTGTGCCTATTGTAGATGTCAGCGATGAATTGGAGCATCTTACACGAGCAGAAATCACGTCTCAGGGAGTGATATTCCCCCATTGGGAGAGCGGTCCAAACAATCTCAACAGATTGTACAACCATACTTCTGAAGGAAAGTACAGCACCGCACTTAATAAGGATGTGGGTTTCAGGACATCGGAAAGCCATATGTTTTTCCTAAACAACCGGGAAAATACTGTTTTTGACACGCCCGGAGATACAGACAAGATTTCCAATTCAACAATACTTGACGGATCCGCCTTTGAGCAAAATCCGTTTTACGGATACCTTCCTCAAGCAATTGGTGTTTTTTTAGCCAAACTTTTTGATATGAATGTAATTTGGATGCTTTGGCTTGGCAGGATATTCAATTTAATTTCTTATGCATTTTTAATTTCTTTGGCTATTAAAAAGGCACCTGTGTTAAAAATTCCGCTTTTGGCCGTTGCCTGCATACCTCTTTCGATTTATCAGGCCGCTTCAGTAAGTATAGATTCAATGGTAATCGGTTTGGGCATACTTACAATAGCATATTTCCTATATCTGTATAAGGCAAGTCCACAATCTCTTGATACCAAACATGTTGCGCTATTTTGCGGACTTTCATTGCTTTTAGGTCTTTGCAAGTTGCCTTATCTCGCATTCGTGTTTTTGATATTGCTGGTTCCTAAGGAGAACTTCAAAGATAAGAATATCTTAAGGTACATGCTTTTGGGCATTTTGATTGTTGCCTTTGCAGGAGTATTGTGGAGCACATATTCCGAACCTGCTTTGATGCATTCATGGAGATCAAAACTTAATTATATGAACCCTGCATTGCAGGCAGAATATCTGATAAACAATCCACTTGCCATTTTAAACTTTTTAAGGTTGATTTTCACACAAACTTTAGGCATTACAGTAAATGGTCTGTTCAATTTCTTTGCAGCAGGCAGCGCATATCATTATTCAGACCATTATACACTCATTACAGTATTCCTATGGATATTTCTGGCATTCACATTACTGTTCTATCCAAATAAATCCAAGTTCAATTCGAAGGCAAGATTAGGTTCGCTTCTGATACTGCTAATGGTATATGTTGGAACATGCTTTATTCAGCTTTTGACATGGGCAGATGTGGGAAATACAAATATAGGAGTCAGTACAAGGTACTTTTTACCGCTGTTTGCATTGCTTCCCATCATAGTGCCATTCAGCATAAGAAAACTGGATGAATTCAAGGAGAGTTATGATAAATATGCAATGATTTTCATCATTGGTTTTATGGCCACTTTAATATTGGCTTTTGCAACAAAATATTATTTGATTTAG